From Methanosphaera sp.:
AAACTAAAAGTAGGAAAAACATGGACTGCTGTTATAAAATATATTCTGCCTGTAATTTTATCATTACTGTGGATATGTGAAGTTATTGATGTTATAACATTTGATGATATAAATGTTTTAATTATACAGATAATAATAGCAGCTATACTTATAATTGCACCAATAGTACTTACAAAACTACCAGCAAAAGATGAAAATTCAACACCAAAAATAGATTAAAAAAAATAATAATTATGTGTGGAGTATATAAATTAAACTTCACACTACCTTTTTTTCATTTTTTTTTATTGTTAATATCACATACATGTGATGATAAAAAAGATTAGATTTAAAAATTTTTTTCTTATTTTCCAAATATTTTAATTTTTTTTTACTTATTTTTTTAATTTTTTTAGTAAGTATATGTTTATTTTTTTTATATTTTTTTATAAAAGTCTAAATATTGTAAATTATAAATGTATATCATGTTTAATAATTATTAATTGATTGGGGAATCTATTGACACAATCATCAAATCAAATTAGTAAGACTAGGTGGAGCAGTACATTTGCATTTCTTATGGCAATGATTGGTTCTGCTGTTGGTCTTGGAAATATATGGAGATTTAATTATGTTGTATATTCAAATGGTGGGGGAGCATTCTTCATACCATATTTATGTGCAATAATCTTTATGGGTGTACCATTTCTTTTAATAGAATATGGTGTAGGTTATAAATTTAGGGATTCATTTTCAAATATCTTAAAGAAGATTAAGCCATGCTTTGAAGTTCTTGGATGGCTGGTTATGCTATTTTTATTCCTTGACTTGTCATATTATATGATAGTTCTTGGATGGGATTGTATATACTTTATTTTAAGCTTCTTTAAAGGATGGGGTGCAGATCCTAACATGTTTTTTAATGCCAATCTTATTGTTGGTGGAATGAACTTAGATAGTTTAACAACGTTTGTACTTCCAGTTACAGCAGTTACAATAATTCTCTGGGCAGTTTTATGGTATATTTCACACAAGTCTATTGATGCAATTGAAAAGACTGTGAAAATATTAATACCTCTCATGTTCTTTTTAATGATATTTATTGTATTTTATTCACTTACACTTCCAGGACATGATGTTGGACTTCAAGCACTCTTTACGCCTGACTGGTCGGCTCTTGGAAATATTGATATTTGGCTTGCAGCATTTGGACAGGTACTTTATTCACTTTCTATGGGTGAGGCTGTAGCACTTACATATGCAAGTTATTTACCTGAAGGATCAAAGCTTATTGATAACTTACTTGTTGTTGTTGCTTCAAATTCATTTTTTGAAATATTTACAGCAGTAGGGGTATTTTCAATTCTTGGATATATGGCACTTGAAACTGGTTGTTCTGTAGGACAGGTTGCAACAAGTGGAACAGGACTTTTATTTATTGCATTCCCACAGGTATTTAATATAATGGGAAACTTTGCATATATACTTGGACCTGTATTTTTCCTATGTGTTCTATTTGCAGGACTTACATCGATTGTAGGAATGTTTGAACCTATTGTTAATGCAATGTCAGCTAAGTTTGGACTTTCAAGAACAAAGGCTGCAACAATTGTAGGACTTATTGGTCTTTGTGTATCACTTATATATACAACAGGATCTGGAAACTTTATTCTTACAGTTGTTGATGAATTCTTCAGTGAATTTGCACTACTTCTTGGTGTAATACTTCAAGTTATTATATTTGGATGGTTCTATAGTATTGAAAAAATTGTTCCAATACTTAATGAAAATTCATCAATACATGTTGGAAAAAAATGGATATTTACAATTAAATTCCTGCTTCCTATTATTCTAACCATTATATGGCTTAGTGGTGTTGCAGGTCTTATAGGAACACAAGATGGTGCAACAGTTCTAATTGAGGCTGTTGTTACTGTGATGTTTATAGTTGTTCCAATTGTATTAACATTACTTCCAGAAAAAAAGAGCGATGTTAATTTAAATCCAGCCATAGAAGAATCAAGCTAATTCTTCTATTTTTACTTTTTTTAGATCTGAACAATTTTTTATAATTATTTTTACAGTTGTTGATGTAGATATAACTGCTAAATTATTAACATAATCTCCTTTTTTTTAAATTTCCAATTTCAATTTATTATTTTTTTTTAAACTAATTTTTTTTATAAATTGAATTATAAAATTATTATATAGTGAAAAGATATGAGTGATAAAAAACAAAATCCACAAAAGTCCACTCAAACATCACAAAAAAACAAGAAGATAAATAAATCTCTAAGAAATAGACTTATCATACTTATAATACTAGTCATTATACTTATGGCACTACTTGTATTTGCAAATCCATTCAGTAGTGATGGTAAAGCAAATGTTCTATCACAACCTAAGGGTAACCTTTCAATAAGTATGACAGGAGATGTGATGTTTGGACGTAAAACACCAGCAGTTCTATCAGATAATCCATATCGTTATGTAAGTGATGTAATAGGACAGTCAGATCTACTTGTTGTAAATACAGAAAATCCATTTACAACCTCATCAAATGCTGTAAAACCTGATGTACCACTTAAGGCTGATCCAAGCTACATTAAGTATGTTAATGGAACAAATTATACAGTAGTATCTGCTAATGCTAACAACCACGTATTTGACTATGGTATTGATGGAATGCAAGATTCAATTAAAAACTTAGATTCAGCAAATATTGCACATATTGGTGCAGGAAACAATAAAGCTGAGGCAACAAAACCATTTACAATGGAAAAAAATGGTCATAATATAACAGTATTTAACTTCATGGATAGTGAAAACTTTGCAGAATACAGCCAAGAAGTACTACCAAAGGCAACAGATACATCTGCAGGATTTGCTGCATGGGATGATGAAGAATCACCAAAACAAATAGCACAGGCAAAAAATAATTCAGACTTTGTTATTGTATATATGCACTATGGTAATGAATATAGCAGATCTCCAAATGAAAACCAGGAAAAAATCTCACATAAATCAATAGATGCTGGTGCTGATGCTGTTGTTGGATCACATGCCCATGTAACACAGGGTGTTGAAATGTATAATGGAAGACCAATATTTTACAATCTTGGAAATTTCATATTTGATCAAAGTAATCCTGCAACACACAGTGCATACTTCATAAATTTCAATATTACAGATACAAATGTAACAGCAACACTATATCCAATATATATCAATGGATATCTTCCACATTATATGGATGTTACAGATGCATCCTCATTTATTGAAACATTAAATCCACAATGTCCTGATATGAATATAGATGATAATGGACATGGTATAATTCATTATTCAATAGATGATAAAAATAAGACCAAAAAATAATTATTCACCACCTTCTAACTTTATTTTTTTTTATTTTAACTTTTTTTTTATTATTATATAAAAATGTAAATAAATACTCATAAATTAGTATAAAAATAATATAGTATAAAATTAAGATATTAAATTAATATGAGAAAATATATTCTTTTTTTTAGAATAATTGAAAAATTTTAAATTATATTAATATAATGAAAAAATGGGGAAGTATATATTTTCAGCAAAGAATAATTTAGAATAAAATTTTTTTGTATATTATTTTTTTGAGGAAATTTTATGATTGATATAGAAAGAACAATTGCTACAGAATTAAATATTAAACCATGGCAAGCAAATGCAGCTATCACACTTATTGGTGAGGATAACACAATACCTTTCATAGCAAGATACAGAAAAGAGGCAACAGGAGGACTTGATGATGAACAATTAAGAACTCTTAATGAACGTCTTAAATATCTTACAAATCTTGAAGATAGAAAGGATCAAATTATTGCATCTATTGACAAACAGGGAAAACTAACAGATGAACTAAAAGCTGAGATAGAAAATGCAGAAACATTAATAGAAGTTGAAGATTTATACAGACCATATAAAACTAAAAAACGAACACTTGCATCAAAAGCAAAAGAAAAAGGTCTTGAACCACTTGCACTTACAATCTATGCACAGGAAATTGATCATCCAATTGAGGAGGAAGCTGAAAAATTCATAACAGATGAAGTGCCAACAGTAAAAGATGCACTTAAAGGTGCAGGTGACATAATTTCTGGTATGATATCTGATAATGCTACATTTAGACGTTTTATTCGTGATGTAACAGTAAGAAAAGGAAAAATTATCACATCACCTAAAGATGAGGAAGTATCATCAGAATATGAAATGTACTATGAGTACTCAGAATTTATCACAGATATTCCAGAACACAGAGTTCTTGCAATAAATCGTGGAGAAAAAGAAGGTATTCTTAAAGTAACAATTGAAGCACCAATTGAAAATATTAAATTCTATCTTGAAGATGAAATATTAATTAACTTTGCATCAACTCCTGAGGCAATAGAATACAATGAATATACAGAAGAATTCCTTAAAAAAGCAATGAAATCTGCATATAAAAGATTAATTGCACCATCAATTGAACGTGAAATCAGATCAACACTTACTGATGAATCAGAAAATAAGTCAATTAAGGTATTTAAGAAAAATCTTGAACAGCTTCTTATGCAACCACCAATTGTATCAAAAAGAGTACTTGGATGGGATCCTGCATTTAGAACAGGATGTAAACTTGCAGTTATTGATGAATTTGGAAAAGTTCTAGATACAGCAGTTATTTATCCTACAGAACCTCAAAATAAGGTTCAAGAGGCAAAAGAAGTTGTACTTAACTTAATTGACACATATGATATTGATATTATTGCACTTGGTAATGGTACAGCATCACGTGAATCAGAAGAAGTAATATCTGAAATTATTAAAGGTACTGATGTATCATATGCTATTGTAAATGAGGCTGGTGCATCTGTATATTCAGCAAGTGATCTTGCACGTGAGGAATTTCCTGACTATGATGTTACAGAACGTGGAGCTATATCAATTGCAAGAAGACTTGAAGATCCTTTATCTGAACTTGTAAAAATTGATCCTAAAAGTATTGGTGTTGGTCAATATCAGCATGATATGAATGCTAAAAAGCTTGATGAATCACTTGATGGTGTTGTTGAAAAGAGTGTAAACAATGTTGGTGTTGATGTAAATACAGCATCTCATACTCTTATGGAGCATATTGCTGGAATTTCATCAAAAATTGCAAAAAGTATTGTAGCATATCGTGAAGAGAATGGTTCATTTAAAAATCGTGACCAGCTTCTTGATGTTAAAGGTATTGGAGCTAAAACCTTCCAACAGTGTGCTGGATTTATGAGAATTTATAATTCAAGTAATATTCTTGATAGTACCTGTGTTCACCCTGAATCATACGATGTAGTATCTGCTCTTCTTACAATTTATGGATATGATTTATCTGATATTAGAAATGGTGGAGTAGACATTAAAATTGATGATAAGGAAAAAATTGCAGAAGAACTAGGTGTGGGTCTTTGGACACTTGAGGATATTCTAGCTGAACTTAAAAAACCTGGACGTGATCCAAGGGAAGAATTTGATATGCCACAGCTTAGAAAGGATGTTCTTGCAATTGAGGATTTAGAGGAAGGTATGGTTCTTGAGGGTGTTGTACGTAATGTTGTTGACTTTGGTGCATTTGTTGATATTGGAGTTCACCAGGATGGACTTGTGCATATTTCACAACTTGTTGAAGATAAGTTTGTAAAACATCCTATGGATATTGTAAATGTTGGTGATATTGTAGAAGTTAAAATTTTAGATGTGGATTTAAAGCTTAATAGAATCTCACTTTCTATGATATTATAATTTCCTCTCCTTTTACTTTTTTTATTTTTTACTTAAATTTTAATAATCTTTATATACTTATAGTTAGATAACTTATTAAAGATAGAAGTTAAATTATTTGTCATTAATTATCATGATAGATATATAATTTCTAAGCTAAACAATTTAACTAAATATTATAAATTTGTCAGAAAACCCATAGAAAATATTGAAGTAATATTAAAATGATTGGGTTGTTCATTAAGTGATAAATGTTAAATAATTGGAGAAATTAACATGAAAGATCTAAAAGGACTATTTAATCCGAAGTCAGTTGCTGTTATAGGAGCATCAAATAAAGAAGAAAAAGTCGGATATATTGTAACAGACAACCTTATTAAATGTGGGTTCCCTGGAAAAATATATCCTGTAAACAATAAAGCAGACGGTGAAATATTAGGCCTACCTGCTTACAAATCAATTTCAGACATTCCAGATGATGAAATAGATCTAGTAGTAATGTCAATTCCTGCAAAATTTATAAATGCTACATTACGTGAATGTGGTGAAAAAGGAGTTAAAAACGTTATAACACTAACAGCAGGATTTAAAGAAGTTGGTGGAGAAGGAGTAAAACTTGAAGAAGAAATGGGCGAAATTGCAAAAGAATATGGAATGA
This genomic window contains:
- a CDS encoding sodium-dependent transporter: MTQSSNQISKTRWSSTFAFLMAMIGSAVGLGNIWRFNYVVYSNGGGAFFIPYLCAIIFMGVPFLLIEYGVGYKFRDSFSNILKKIKPCFEVLGWLVMLFLFLDLSYYMIVLGWDCIYFILSFFKGWGADPNMFFNANLIVGGMNLDSLTTFVLPVTAVTIILWAVLWYISHKSIDAIEKTVKILIPLMFFLMIFIVFYSLTLPGHDVGLQALFTPDWSALGNIDIWLAAFGQVLYSLSMGEAVALTYASYLPEGSKLIDNLLVVVASNSFFEIFTAVGVFSILGYMALETGCSVGQVATSGTGLLFIAFPQVFNIMGNFAYILGPVFFLCVLFAGLTSIVGMFEPIVNAMSAKFGLSRTKAATIVGLIGLCVSLIYTTGSGNFILTVVDEFFSEFALLLGVILQVIIFGWFYSIEKIVPILNENSSIHVGKKWIFTIKFLLPIILTIIWLSGVAGLIGTQDGATVLIEAVVTVMFIVVPIVLTLLPEKKSDVNLNPAIEESS
- a CDS encoding CapA family protein, producing MSDKKQNPQKSTQTSQKNKKINKSLRNRLIILIILVIILMALLVFANPFSSDGKANVLSQPKGNLSISMTGDVMFGRKTPAVLSDNPYRYVSDVIGQSDLLVVNTENPFTTSSNAVKPDVPLKADPSYIKYVNGTNYTVVSANANNHVFDYGIDGMQDSIKNLDSANIAHIGAGNNKAEATKPFTMEKNGHNITVFNFMDSENFAEYSQEVLPKATDTSAGFAAWDDEESPKQIAQAKNNSDFVIVYMHYGNEYSRSPNENQEKISHKSIDAGADAVVGSHAHVTQGVEMYNGRPIFYNLGNFIFDQSNPATHSAYFINFNITDTNVTATLYPIYINGYLPHYMDVTDASSFIETLNPQCPDMNIDDNGHGIIHYSIDDKNKTKK
- a CDS encoding Tex family protein, coding for MIDIERTIATELNIKPWQANAAITLIGEDNTIPFIARYRKEATGGLDDEQLRTLNERLKYLTNLEDRKDQIIASIDKQGKLTDELKAEIENAETLIEVEDLYRPYKTKKRTLASKAKEKGLEPLALTIYAQEIDHPIEEEAEKFITDEVPTVKDALKGAGDIISGMISDNATFRRFIRDVTVRKGKIITSPKDEEVSSEYEMYYEYSEFITDIPEHRVLAINRGEKEGILKVTIEAPIENIKFYLEDEILINFASTPEAIEYNEYTEEFLKKAMKSAYKRLIAPSIEREIRSTLTDESENKSIKVFKKNLEQLLMQPPIVSKRVLGWDPAFRTGCKLAVIDEFGKVLDTAVIYPTEPQNKVQEAKEVVLNLIDTYDIDIIALGNGTASRESEEVISEIIKGTDVSYAIVNEAGASVYSASDLAREEFPDYDVTERGAISIARRLEDPLSELVKIDPKSIGVGQYQHDMNAKKLDESLDGVVEKSVNNVGVDVNTASHTLMEHIAGISSKIAKSIVAYREENGSFKNRDQLLDVKGIGAKTFQQCAGFMRIYNSSNILDSTCVHPESYDVVSALLTIYGYDLSDIRNGGVDIKIDDKEKIAEELGVGLWTLEDILAELKKPGRDPREEFDMPQLRKDVLAIEDLEEGMVLEGVVRNVVDFGAFVDIGVHQDGLVHISQLVEDKFVKHPMDIVNVGDIVEVKILDVDLKLNRISLSMIL